In Odontesthes bonariensis isolate fOdoBon6 chromosome 9, fOdoBon6.hap1, whole genome shotgun sequence, the following proteins share a genomic window:
- the ets1 gene encoding protein C-ets-1 isoform X3, giving the protein MIMTAAVDMKPTLTIIKAEKMEDPECGDVPLLTPGSKEMMSQALKATFSGFTKEQQRLGIPKDPRQWTENHVAEWLTWTVNEFSLKNVDFDKFGMNGASLCAMGKERFLDLAPDFVGDILWEHLEMLQKEDTKHYPINGLTSNFQESRYTSDYFVSYGVEHAQCVPPSEYSEPGFITESYQTLHPISSEELLTLKYESEYPAVILRDTTLNSMQSDYFSVKQEVVSPDNMCVGRLSRGKLGGQDSFESIDSFESCDRLTHSWSSQSSFSSLQRVPSYDSFDSEDYPTALHGHKPKGTFKDYVRERSDLSKDKPVIPAAALAGYTGSGPIQLWQFLLELLTDKSCQSFISWTGDGWEFKLSDPDEVARRWGKRKNKPKMNYEKLSRGLRYYYDKNIIHKTSGKRYVYRFVCDLKSLLGYTPEELHAMLDVKPDTDE; this is encoded by the exons ATGATCATGACGGCAGCTGTCGATATGAAACCGACGTTAACAATCATAAAGGCTGAAAAGATGGAAG ATCCGGAGTGTGGAGACGTCCCCCTGCTCACTCCAGGAAGTAAAGAGATGATGTCCCAGGCTCTGAAGGCCACCTTCAGTGGCTTCACAAAGGAACAGCAAAGGCTGGGTATTCCCAAAG ATCCAAGGCAGTGGACAGAAAACCATGTGGCTGAGTGGCTAACATGGACAGTGAACGAGTTCAGTCTGAAAAATGTTGACTTTGACAAATTTGGCATGAACGGAGCCAGCCTGTGTGCGATGGGGAAGGAGCGCTTCTTGGACTTAGCCCCTGACTTTGTGGGTGACATCCTCTGGGAACATTTAGAAATGCTTCAGAAAG AGGATACAAAGCATTACCCCATCAACGGACTGACCTCCAACTTCCAGGAATCCCGCTATACCTCAGACTATTTTGTCA GCTATGGTGTTGAACATGCTCAGTGTGTCCCTCCTTCTGAATACTCAGAGCCCGGCTTCATCACAGAGTCCTACCAGACACTGCATCCCATCAGCTCAGAGGAACTACTCACCCTCAAGTATGAGAGCGAATACCCCGCAGTCATCCTACGAGACACAACTCTTAACTCGATGCAGAGCGACTACTTCTCTGTCAAGCAGGAGGTGGTCTCCCCCGACAACATGTGTGTGGGACGCCTCAGCAGAG GTAAGCTTGGTGGTCAGGACTCCTTTGAGAGCATTGACAGCTTTGAGAGCTGCGACCGGCTGACCCATTCGTGGAGCAGCCAGTCCTCATTCAGCAGCCTGCAGCGGGTACCGTCATATGACAGCTTTGACTCAGAAGACTACCCCACTGCCTTGCATGGCCACAAGCCCAAAGGCACCTTCAAAGACTATGTGAGGGAGCGCTCAGACCTCAGCAAAGATAAACCCGTCATCCCAGCGGCAGCACTGGCAGGATACACAG GCAGTGGCCCCATCCAGCTGTGGCAGTTTCTTCTGGAGCTACTGACCGACAAGTCTTGCCAGTCCTTCATCAGCTGGACAGGCGACGGCTGGGAGTTCAAGCTCTCCGACCCAGATGAG GTTGCTCGGAGGTggggcaaaagaaaaaacaagcccAAGATGAATTACGAGAAACTGAGCCGTGGCCTTCGTTACTACTATGACAAGAACATCATCCACAAGACGTCTGGGAAGCGCTACGTCTACCGCTTTGTCTGTGACTTAAAAAGCCTGCTGGGCTACACACCCGAAGAGCTGCACGCAATGTTGGACGTAAAGCCCGACACGGACGAGTGA